The following proteins are encoded in a genomic region of Candidatus Micrarchaeia archaeon:
- the fsa gene encoding fructose-6-phosphate aldolase, producing the protein MKFFLDTANAEKIKNAVELGMCDGATTNPTIIMKEGKEHKTAIQEIAKIMKGPLSVEGIGQSAEELVKEGEEFAKWAPNVVVKVPMTAEGLKAVRTLEKKGIRTNVTLVFSASQALLAAKAGASYVSPFVGRLDDISEDGMALIQDIVQIYKNYGYKTEIIVASVRHPIHVVEAAKAGAHIATIPSDVFEKLFKHPLTDKGIAQFLEDHKKSRK; encoded by the coding sequence ATGAAATTCTTCCTTGACACCGCGAACGCGGAAAAGATAAAAAATGCAGTGGAGCTGGGAATGTGCGACGGAGCGACAACCAACCCGACGATAATAATGAAGGAAGGGAAGGAGCACAAAACTGCGATTCAGGAAATCGCTAAAATCATGAAAGGCCCGCTAAGCGTCGAGGGAATAGGGCAGAGCGCCGAGGAGCTGGTGAAGGAAGGAGAGGAATTCGCGAAATGGGCGCCCAACGTGGTCGTTAAAGTTCCCATGACCGCTGAAGGGCTAAAAGCAGTGCGCACGCTGGAAAAGAAAGGCATACGCACAAACGTCACCCTGGTCTTTTCAGCTTCCCAGGCGCTCCTGGCCGCGAAGGCAGGCGCAAGCTACGTTTCCCCGTTCGTCGGCCGCTTGGATGACATTTCAGAGGACGGGATGGCCCTCATACAGGACATAGTGCAGATATACAAGAATTACGGATACAAGACCGAAATAATAGTCGCATCAGTGAGGCATCCTATTCACGTTGTTGAGGCAGCAAAGGCGGGGGCGCACATCGCGACCATCCCTTCAGACGTTTTCGAAAAGCTGTTCAAGCACCCGCTCACGGACAAGGGGATTGCGCAATTTTTGGAGGACCACAAAAAGAGCAGGAAATAA